The Streptomyces aurantiacus genome includes a region encoding these proteins:
- a CDS encoding NAD(P)-dependent alcohol dehydrogenase yields MSTTTRAAVVESGGAPFTLADVELDEPRAHEALVRIVAAGLCHTDLGVASGGLPFPLPGVLGHEGAGIVEAVGPDVTGVEPGDHVVLSFTSCGSCRNCRDGHPAYCATWLPLNLLGGRRADGSATISRDGVPLGGHFFGQSSFAERALVDERSLVKVDRDLPLESLAPLGCGVQTGVGAVWNVLEPRTGDTLVILGAGAVGLSAVMAAALTPATTVIAVDKVAERLVLAKELGATHTVNANEADIVEAVGLITGGAGADGVVETTGSVMVLRKGVDALAARGTAVIVGAPPFGSEVALDVNGMLGGKRLVGLTLGDQETQAAIPALVRLVREGRLPLERLISTYAFEDIGQAVQDMAAGKAIKPVLTFS; encoded by the coding sequence ATGTCCACCACCACTCGCGCGGCCGTGGTCGAGTCCGGGGGAGCACCCTTCACCCTCGCCGACGTCGAACTCGACGAGCCCCGCGCGCATGAGGCCCTGGTCCGCATCGTGGCCGCCGGTCTGTGTCACACCGACCTCGGGGTCGCGAGCGGCGGCCTGCCCTTCCCGCTGCCCGGCGTCCTCGGACACGAGGGGGCGGGGATCGTCGAGGCCGTCGGACCGGACGTCACCGGTGTGGAGCCCGGTGACCACGTCGTCCTGTCCTTCACGTCCTGCGGCTCGTGCCGCAACTGCCGCGACGGCCACCCGGCGTACTGCGCCACCTGGCTGCCGCTGAACCTCCTCGGCGGCCGCCGCGCGGACGGCTCCGCCACCATCAGCCGCGACGGAGTGCCGCTGGGCGGCCACTTCTTCGGCCAGTCCTCCTTCGCCGAGCGGGCGTTGGTGGACGAGCGCAGTCTCGTCAAGGTCGACAGGGATCTGCCGCTGGAGTCCCTCGCGCCCCTGGGCTGCGGAGTGCAGACCGGTGTCGGCGCCGTGTGGAACGTCCTGGAACCCCGCACGGGGGACACGCTCGTGATCCTCGGCGCCGGCGCGGTCGGCCTGTCGGCGGTGATGGCCGCGGCGCTGACGCCCGCGACCACGGTGATCGCCGTCGACAAGGTGGCCGAACGGCTCGTGCTGGCCAAGGAGTTGGGCGCCACACACACGGTGAACGCCAATGAGGCGGACATCGTCGAGGCAGTCGGGCTGATCACGGGCGGGGCCGGGGCCGACGGGGTCGTCGAGACCACGGGCAGCGTCATGGTCCTCCGCAAGGGAGTGGACGCACTGGCCGCTCGCGGTACGGCCGTGATCGTCGGCGCCCCGCCCTTCGGGTCCGAGGTCGCTCTGGACGTCAACGGAATGCTCGGCGGCAAACGGCTGGTGGGCCTGACGCTCGGCGACCAGGAGACCCAGGCGGCGATCCCGGCCCTGGTGAGGCTGGTCCGCGAGGGCCGGCTGCCGCTGGAGAGGCTGATCAGCACCTACGCGTTCGAGGACATCGGCCAGGCCGTCCAGGACATGGCCGCGGGCAAGGCCATCAAGCCCGTGCTCACGTTCTCCTGA
- a CDS encoding MarR family winged helix-turn-helix transcriptional regulator encodes MVVTKAPPSLLYMVKQVELVVRSHLDELLKPAGITALQYTSLTVLERHDGLSAAQLARDSFVTAQSVADVVRALETRGLVRRERNPRNRRELLILLTESGRDLLSRHAEPVRRLEERMVSDLTAHQTDQFRQALSKAWQALS; translated from the coding sequence ATGGTCGTCACCAAGGCACCCCCGTCGCTCCTCTACATGGTCAAGCAGGTCGAACTCGTCGTGCGTTCCCACCTTGACGAGTTGCTGAAGCCGGCGGGGATCACAGCGCTGCAGTACACCTCGCTCACCGTCCTGGAGCGGCACGACGGCCTGTCCGCGGCGCAGCTCGCACGGGACTCGTTCGTGACGGCGCAGTCCGTGGCCGACGTGGTCCGCGCCCTGGAGACCCGCGGTCTCGTACGGCGCGAGCGCAATCCGCGCAACCGCCGCGAGCTGCTGATCCTTCTCACCGAGTCTGGCCGCGATCTGCTCTCGCGGCACGCCGAGCCCGTACGACGGCTGGAGGAGCGGATGGTCAGCGATCTCACCGCGCACCAGACGGACCAGTTCCGGCAGGCGCTCTCGAAGGCATGGCAGGCGCTGTCCTAG
- a CDS encoding aldehyde dehydrogenase family protein: MTTTFESGPGQLFIGGQWREAADGARTDVIDPSTGQVVTTVAEAGAVDVDAAVRAARDAFTNGPWAGLSGRERGRVLHRVAELIRENADDIAALESRDVGKPITLCHAVDVTNAANDYEYYASLAWTLDGATRDTPLNGLAYTRRGPIGVVAAITPFNFPLILSGSKIAPALAAGNTVVHKPAEETPLSALYMAGLLKKAGVPDGVYNVVTGTGPVAGEALLRNPGIDKIAFTGSTAVGRHAASIAGEGLKPVTMELGGNAAHIVFEDADVEKAIGAVIKGFVFNTGQFCMGGPRLLVARPLYDTVVGILAEAVPGVPVGDPRDPGTVVGPMAGLRHLEKVEEYVELARKEGGRIVCGGERLDLNGGFYYKPTVIAGLANDSRVVQEEIFGPVLTVQPFDSEDEAVELANSTPYGLASGLQTTDLTRAHRVADRLQAGIVWINDWAMLDPAVPFGGVKASGFGREYGPEGLASYTKVKSVVVSLD; this comes from the coding sequence ATGACGACCACCTTCGAGAGTGGCCCCGGGCAGCTGTTCATCGGCGGACAGTGGCGCGAGGCGGCCGACGGGGCGCGTACCGACGTGATCGACCCGTCCACGGGACAGGTGGTCACGACGGTCGCCGAGGCGGGCGCGGTCGACGTCGACGCCGCGGTACGGGCCGCACGCGACGCCTTCACCAACGGCCCCTGGGCCGGCCTGAGCGGCCGCGAGCGCGGACGGGTGCTGCACCGTGTGGCCGAGCTGATCCGGGAGAACGCCGACGACATCGCGGCCCTGGAGAGCCGGGACGTCGGCAAGCCGATCACGCTCTGCCACGCCGTCGACGTGACGAACGCGGCCAACGACTACGAGTACTACGCCTCCCTCGCCTGGACCCTGGACGGCGCGACCCGCGACACCCCGCTCAACGGTCTCGCCTACACCCGGCGCGGCCCGATCGGCGTGGTCGCCGCGATCACGCCCTTCAACTTCCCGCTGATCCTCTCCGGCTCGAAGATCGCCCCGGCCCTGGCGGCCGGGAACACGGTCGTGCACAAGCCCGCCGAGGAGACCCCGCTCAGCGCCCTCTACATGGCCGGCCTGCTGAAGAAGGCGGGTGTGCCGGACGGTGTCTACAACGTCGTCACCGGCACGGGACCGGTCGCGGGAGAGGCGCTGCTGCGCAATCCCGGCATCGACAAGATCGCCTTCACCGGGTCGACGGCGGTCGGCCGGCACGCGGCGAGCATCGCGGGTGAGGGCCTGAAGCCGGTCACCATGGAGCTCGGCGGCAACGCGGCGCACATCGTCTTCGAGGACGCCGACGTCGAGAAGGCCATCGGCGCCGTCATCAAGGGATTCGTCTTCAACACCGGCCAGTTCTGCATGGGCGGGCCGCGCCTGCTCGTCGCGCGCCCGCTGTACGACACCGTCGTCGGCATCCTCGCCGAGGCCGTCCCCGGCGTCCCGGTCGGCGACCCCCGCGATCCCGGGACCGTCGTCGGGCCGATGGCGGGCCTGCGGCACCTGGAGAAGGTCGAGGAGTACGTCGAACTGGCCCGCAAGGAGGGTGGCCGCATCGTGTGCGGCGGTGAGCGCCTCGACCTGAACGGCGGCTTCTACTACAAGCCCACCGTCATCGCCGGCCTGGCGAACGACTCCCGGGTCGTCCAGGAGGAGATCTTCGGTCCGGTCCTCACCGTGCAGCCCTTCGACTCCGAGGACGAGGCCGTCGAGCTGGCCAACTCCACGCCGTACGGCCTGGCTTCGGGCCTGCAGACCACCGACCTCACCCGAGCGCACCGCGTCGCCGACAGGCTCCAGGCGGGCATCGTGTGGATCAACGACTGGGCGATGCTCGACCCCGCGGTGCCCTTCGGCGGGGTCAAGGCCTCCGGCTTCGGCCGTGAGTACGGGCCCGAGGGGCTCGCCTCCTACACCAAGGTCAAGTCCGTCGTCGTCTCGCTCGACTGA
- a CDS encoding anti-sigma factor antagonist (This anti-anti-sigma factor, or anti-sigma factor antagonist, belongs to a family that includes characterized members SpoIIAA, RsbV, RsfA, and RsfB.) yields MRHDSAPLSGHLRVHEDRGHTVLEFHGEIDIIAALDIIPALDAATGRPAAQVVLDLRHIEFFDCSGLRLLYRARRRVLAHGGRLHLVCTHPLTLRILHVTGLVEVMPPLSSLDEALDRPEAASESL; encoded by the coding sequence GTGCGCCACGACTCCGCGCCGCTCTCCGGGCATCTGCGCGTGCACGAGGACCGCGGACACACCGTGCTGGAGTTCCACGGCGAGATCGACATCATCGCGGCGCTGGACATCATCCCGGCCCTGGACGCTGCGACGGGACGCCCGGCCGCCCAGGTCGTCCTCGACCTCCGGCACATCGAGTTCTTCGACTGCTCGGGCCTGCGTCTGCTGTACCGGGCCAGGCGCCGGGTCCTCGCCCACGGCGGCCGCCTGCACCTGGTGTGCACCCATCCGCTGACCCTGCGCATCCTGCACGTCACGGGGCTCGTCGAGGTCATGCCGCCGCTGTCGAGCCTGGACGAGGCCCTCGACCGCCCCGAGGCCGCCTCGGAGTCCTTATGA
- the otr(A) gene encoding tetracycline resistance ribosomal protection protein Otr(A), which translates to MPSLNTPYVSGTSRTLNIGILAHVDAGKTSLTERLLFDSGVTDRLGSVDAGDTRTDDGAIERQRGITIRSAVAAFTAGDVQINLIDTPGHSDFIAEVERALEVLDGAVLLLSAVEGVQAQTRVLMKTLRRLRLPTLVFVNKIDRPGAREEGLLDDIRRRLTPHIVPLTGVRGIGTARAEVVPRPVDGPRTTEALAEADPAVLAAVVDGPPPTADDLRAALAARTADGSLHPVLFGSALGGQGIPQLVEALPRLIPAPSAPAAPDTREPRGTVFAVRTRADGGRTAYLRLFEGEVTQRQHLAFLRREADGGETEVPGRVLGLDVVGRPGPLTAGNIAAVTGLPGIRVGDRLGRGPDRAPQFAAPTLETVVRARRPERAAPLRAALLALADQDPLIHARPGPAGSTALLLYGEVQKEVLAATLLEDFGVEAEFEPSRIRFLERPVGTGEACEEIQRHGHAGFWATIGLRVEPGPLGSGTVFTYETELGALPRAFHQAIEETVHTTLLAGGPHGRPVTDCRVTLVRSGFVGPISTAGDFRGLTPVVLRRALEHAGTQVYEPYHSFETELPLDALAPVTARLAACAADVEEITGGDTSWLVTGQVPARHVRDIELRLPGLTHGEGVWWSRPSGDRPVHRREQDGADRPRASSRDGR; encoded by the coding sequence ATGCCTTCCTTGAACACCCCGTACGTATCGGGGACTTCACGCACCCTGAACATCGGCATCCTGGCGCACGTCGACGCCGGTAAGACCAGCCTCACCGAGCGGCTGCTCTTCGACTCCGGTGTCACCGACCGGCTCGGCAGCGTCGACGCGGGCGACACCCGTACGGACGACGGCGCGATCGAGCGGCAGCGCGGCATCACCATCCGTTCGGCGGTCGCCGCGTTCACGGCCGGGGACGTACAGATCAACCTGATCGACACCCCCGGGCACTCCGACTTCATCGCGGAGGTCGAGCGAGCCCTGGAGGTCCTCGACGGAGCGGTGCTGCTGCTGTCCGCCGTGGAGGGTGTCCAGGCCCAGACCCGCGTGCTCATGAAGACCCTGCGGCGGCTCCGGCTGCCCACGCTCGTCTTCGTGAACAAGATCGACCGCCCCGGCGCTCGCGAGGAGGGCCTGCTCGACGACATCCGGCGCAGGCTGACCCCGCACATCGTCCCGCTCACGGGCGTGCGCGGCATCGGCACCGCACGCGCCGAGGTCGTGCCACGCCCTGTCGACGGACCGCGTACGACGGAGGCGCTCGCCGAGGCCGACCCCGCCGTCCTCGCGGCCGTCGTGGACGGCCCGCCGCCGACCGCCGACGACCTACGAGCGGCACTCGCCGCGCGAACCGCCGACGGCTCGCTGCATCCGGTCCTCTTCGGGTCGGCGCTCGGCGGCCAGGGCATCCCCCAACTCGTCGAAGCCCTGCCCCGGTTGATCCCGGCGCCGTCGGCGCCCGCCGCGCCGGACACGAGGGAGCCGCGCGGCACGGTCTTCGCCGTACGCACCCGTGCCGACGGCGGGCGAACCGCCTACCTTCGCCTGTTCGAGGGCGAGGTGACACAGCGTCAGCACCTCGCGTTCCTGCGGCGGGAGGCGGACGGCGGGGAGACGGAGGTGCCCGGCCGGGTTCTCGGGCTCGACGTGGTGGGGCGGCCGGGCCCGCTCACCGCCGGCAACATCGCCGCGGTGACCGGCCTGCCCGGCATCCGGGTCGGCGACCGCCTCGGGCGGGGCCCGGACCGCGCCCCGCAGTTCGCCGCCCCCACGCTGGAGACCGTGGTCCGCGCCCGCCGGCCCGAGCGCGCGGCGCCGCTGCGCGCGGCCCTGCTCGCCCTCGCCGACCAGGATCCGTTGATCCACGCACGGCCCGGGCCGGCCGGCAGCACCGCGCTGCTCCTGTACGGCGAGGTGCAGAAGGAGGTCCTCGCCGCGACGCTCCTGGAGGACTTCGGCGTCGAGGCCGAGTTCGAGCCGAGCCGGATCCGGTTCCTGGAGCGTCCGGTGGGCACCGGTGAGGCCTGCGAGGAGATCCAGCGGCACGGTCACGCCGGTTTCTGGGCGACGATCGGCCTTCGCGTCGAGCCGGGACCCCTCGGCAGCGGGACGGTCTTCACGTACGAGACCGAACTCGGCGCCCTGCCTCGCGCCTTCCACCAGGCCATCGAGGAGACCGTGCACACCACCCTCCTCGCCGGCGGCCCGCACGGGCGGCCGGTGACGGACTGCCGGGTCACGCTCGTCCGCTCCGGCTTCGTCGGGCCGATCAGCACGGCGGGCGACTTCCGCGGGCTCACGCCGGTGGTACTGCGCCGCGCCTTGGAGCACGCGGGAACACAGGTGTACGAGCCGTACCACTCCTTCGAGACCGAATTGCCCCTCGACGCGCTCGCCCCCGTCACGGCCCGGCTCGCCGCCTGTGCGGCGGACGTGGAGGAGATCACGGGCGGCGACACCTCGTGGCTGGTCACAGGGCAGGTTCCCGCCCGGCATGTGCGCGACATCGAACTGCGGCTGCCCGGACTCACCCATGGCGAAGGCGTCTGGTGGTCACGGCCCTCCGGAGACCGTCCGGTTCACCGGCGGGAACAGGACGGGGCTGACCGGCCGCGGGCGTCTTCGCGCGACGGACGGTGA